In the genome of Ammospiza nelsoni isolate bAmmNel1 chromosome 7, bAmmNel1.pri, whole genome shotgun sequence, one region contains:
- the EAF2 gene encoding ELL-associated factor 2: MNGAVPSLYDPKARVLKLGESFEKQPRCAFHTVRYDFKPASIDMSCEGDLEVGKGEQVTITLPNIEGSTPPVTVFKGSKKPYLKECILIINHDTGECRLEKLSSNITVKKTRAEGSSKVQSRIEQQQQQMRNATKVPNNIKSSPSKEKTFPSSPMDDIERELKAEASIMDQLSSSDSSSDSKSSSSSSSSSENSSSDSEDEEMKPSLPMSMPYLQPQPTVSAMPQQAVPDKDASHNRSQESSGHMMNTLRNDLQLSESGSDSDD, translated from the exons ATGAACGGAGCGGTCCCGTCGCTCTACGACCCCAAGGCGCGGGTGCTAAAGCTGGGGGAGAGCTTCGAGAAGCAGCCGCGCTGCGCCTTCCACACTGTCCGCT aTGACTTTAAGCCTGCATCTATTGATATGTCCTGTGAAGGAGACCTTGAAGTTGGCAAAGGTGAACAGGTGACAATAACACTGCCAAATATTGAG GGCTCAACTCCACCAGTGACTGTGTTCAAGGGCTCAAAGAAGCCTTACCTAAAAGAATGTATCTTAATTATCAACCATGACACTGGAGAATGTCGCCTAGAGAAACTTAGTAGCAACATCACTGTGAAAAAAACCAG AGCTGAAGGAAGTAGTAAAGTCCAGTCTCGAATtgagcagcaacagcagcaaatgCGAAATGCAACAAAGGttccaaacaatattaaaagcTCTCcatcaaaggaaaaaacatttccatCTTCTCCTATGGATGATATTGAACGGG AGCTAAAAGCAGAAGCCAGTATCATGGACCAGCTGAGTAGCTCTGACAGTTCATCTGACTCTAAAAGTTCTTCATCCTCTTCATCAAGTAGTGAAAATAGTTCTAGTGATTCTGAAGATGAGGAAATGAAGCCCTCTCTTCCGATGTCGATGCCGTATTTGCAGCCTCAGCCCACGGTGTCTGCCATGCCACAACAGGCTGTTCCTGACAAAGATGCCAGTCATAACAGATCCCAAGAGAGCAGTGGTCATATGATGAATACACTAC GAAATGACTTGCAGCTGAGTGAATCTGGAAGCGATAGTGATGACTGA